The following are from one region of the Bradyrhizobium sediminis genome:
- a CDS encoding ABC transporter ATP-binding protein, which translates to MLEIDHLVAGYGGVPVLNGVSVKLSAGEFVGLLGANNAGKTTLINSLSGLVPPMSGRIRFEGQDITNLSPRQRVELGIVQVPEGRMVFPEMSVRENLLLGGINARARPHRPRQMERVLELFPRLQERLAQHAGTLSGGEQQMLAIGRGLMAEARLLMMDEPSLGLSPLFVQYIFEIIDKLHANGLSILLVEQNLMLTLRHAQRCYVLERGHIAVEGTADVVRDDPRTRSAYLGL; encoded by the coding sequence ATGCTTGAGATCGACCATCTCGTCGCGGGCTATGGCGGCGTGCCCGTGCTGAACGGAGTCTCGGTCAAGCTTTCGGCGGGCGAATTCGTCGGCCTGCTCGGCGCCAACAATGCCGGCAAGACCACGCTGATCAACAGCCTGTCGGGACTGGTGCCGCCGATGTCCGGCCGCATCCGCTTCGAAGGCCAGGACATCACCAATCTTTCGCCGCGGCAGCGGGTCGAACTCGGCATCGTCCAGGTGCCCGAAGGGCGAATGGTCTTTCCCGAAATGAGCGTACGCGAAAACCTCTTGCTCGGCGGCATCAACGCGCGCGCACGGCCGCACCGGCCGCGCCAGATGGAGCGCGTGCTCGAATTGTTTCCGCGGCTGCAGGAGCGGCTGGCACAGCATGCCGGAACGCTGTCCGGCGGCGAGCAGCAGATGCTCGCGATCGGACGCGGGCTGATGGCAGAAGCCAGACTTCTGATGATGGACGAACCCTCGCTCGGCCTGTCGCCGCTGTTCGTGCAGTACATCTTCGAGATCATCGACAAACTGCACGCCAACGGACTGTCGATCCTCCTGGTCGAGCAGAACCTGATGCTGACATTGCGCCACGCGCAGCGCTGCTACGTGCTCGAGCGCGGGCATATCGCGGTCGAGGGAACGGCCGACGTGGTCCGGGACGATCCGCGGACGCGCAGCGCCTATCTCGGACTTTGA